The sequence below is a genomic window from Gymnogyps californianus isolate 813 chromosome 11, ASM1813914v2, whole genome shotgun sequence.
GAGGCATACTGAGGTGTAAATAATTCTTGGGAATAACCTTTTCGATGTCTAGAATTGCTCCAGTGATGCCTCAGGCAGTATCTGCCTATGGGGTGAAGACTGCTGCCTGctcactgcagaagagaagctTGCTTATGCTCCTGGAGGAATTAATTCCTGCAAACCTCACAGCTGTCAACACAAGCTCTGACACTAGCTTGGCAGCACACATTCTTTTTGGCTCTAACCATGTTTCTGGGATGGTGTTTGTCCAGGCCCCGGATCTGCTACTTCTGTGGAGGCTGTTGCAGttcactgaaggagaagggagcAAAGAGAAGGTATGGGGATGTGGTGCCAATattcctcctgctttttattgctttacTCTCCATAATTTTCTTGCCACTTgctgttttttgtgtttgaatttcAGCTAATCCCTCCACGTTCATATGATTAATGTGCTTTGTGGTCTTGGAAGATGTGTTGAACTTACACCTAAAAGTGTTGGCTGCACTTTTGTTATAGTAAGCTATTTTAATATCCAGCAGAAGACAAACCATCTCACTTGCTACAGCATCAGCATATTTGCTGCTGCCTATTTGATTCTTCCTTGCCTGTAGTGTTACGGACTGATtcatttatttggtttttttgttgattttcttcagaaagctcACAGTTGCTTCCACCTATCAGTAGCAGAGAGATAGTAAAAGATACTTTTGCACCTGGACCTTGAGCTGGAATGGATGTGTCTatttagaaagtaaattaactaaaagaaagtgaagaaaaggaaagaatagaCAACAATACAGAAATGGCTGTGGGTGACTGCCTGTGTTTAAACATGGCTTCTgagaaaaatgattttgtgaATTCCGTAAGTGCGCAAACAGGTTGTTATCTGAAGTAAGCTGTTTGCTCAGTCAGGGATGTCAATACCTGACCTGAAATGTTATCGGAGAGACACAAATTAAAGGTAAATGCAGAGCAGGAAGAATTTATGATGAATTCCCAGAAGACAAGTTTAATCAGGATCATTATGTACTTGCACACAATGACTAGGTACAATAAGGTAGATGAGAGTTACTCAAAACACAGATAGTTGCTTTTAAGTATCTCAGCAGCTTAGGAGGTAGTATTTCAGTTAAGGTACTAGtgacttggttttgcttttctgtactCTGAAAGTTCcggggggtggtgggggagaAAGGTAGGAGCATGgtaaaaagcattttaacttTAATAAGACTGTACTGGGAGATGTGGACTTTTCCTTCACTGTAACTTAAAGGGTGATCTTTGTTAGGAAAATAGCTTTGCTCAAAGATAAATTTACTATATAAATTAGCCATTATAGCTTAGTAGGTAGTAAGTCACAGatatatattttggttttcacCTTGTGCTAAAAGAGCCTGCACCCTCCAAGGAAGTGGAAAATAGTTCACTGAGAGTCTAGTTAATGTTTCATGGTCACTGCTGTTgcagtcagaagaaaaaggacaccCTAACCCTGTTCCCTGAATCAATTTTACCCATGACTGCAAATAATTTACTGATATTTTGTTCCTATAGGTCATGTTTGCTTCTAGTTTGTTCAGAATTTATTACCTGGTTTCCtctgaatttatttcaattGACCCATCTCTTTATTATAGGATATTTCAGAGATGATCATATGGAGtatgaaagaaatgcaaagcaagaaggaaacagaCCCTCCTAACTAGAGTTAAGGAGAGCTGTTCGTGGACCGCTGTGTAAATATGTATTATGCCAGTTTCAGTTCACATTAGGTTgttcttgtaaaaataaagtgaaaactgcttggaaataaaatacaaattaaagccaggtgagtttaaaaaaatctgttattagATTTCAGAATTATAGTTTCACCTTCCTCCTGTGGCATCTTGAAAGGTAAATGGCATTTTGCAACATATTTCCTCCTTAAACAACTGGTGGTTTATTTAAAGTTCAGATTGTTAGTTAATTCATTGTAGACAGAACTGTCAGAAGTAGATTTTCATCCTCTCACTAGACAAAGTTAACACTAATATTTCTGATATGACTATATTTCCAATTTGGATAGCCCAAGATTTTACTGATGAAGTTCATATGGGGTTTAACCTGTTTTTTTGGAGGTGATCCTATATTCTGATATGCCAATGCTACTTTGGGCTACAGCTTGCCCTAGTCTATTTgaagtttattcttttttcagttctgcagctAACCTTGGCAAGTTACATCCTTTCTTTGTGCCCTGTTGCCAGTTTTCTAAGATACTTTGAGATCTCTGGAATACAAAGTTCTGTATTAGAGTTGAGTGATATTGAGTTTGGTTTTGATGCAATTCCTTAGAATAGAGaagtatggggttttttttctctccatgaatatgcacctttttttctcagttttccaagggaaaaagaCAACACCTTGCCATAGTCAGAAACACACTGACCCCGCTCTGCCTGATTTAGTCCAGAAACTTGAATGTATCCCCGTCCCCCAATGAACCACTGGCAGTAGTTTACCATTTTGGGCTAATATGTAttaatttaaagtaaatgaaagagCTCCAACAAGCAAAATCAATTAGGCAGCAGTGGTTAGATGCAGTCTTCTATGTTGGGAGATTTGAATTCTTGCCCTGAGTCAGCAAAGAAGTTTTGTTCTAAAAGAATGTACCAGACATGGAGATTTTTTGCTATTCAATGTTGAATTTGCTGCTGaaaccatttttaaattttctatgtTACTATCAGGTTAGCATAAAGCTTTAATCTCTGTTGTAGCAAATGTCTGTTTACGTAAGTTGGAAAGAGTTTCCCACTGGGACCAGTAATCCTATTactttatttgctctttttgaaTAAACAGACGCCCAATGGTATGTTGGGTATTTGTTTGAGAGCTTTTCTTGCCAGTAGTTAGGGTTTTTGCCTATAACGTTTGCTGTGAAATCAccatggcattttaaaaatcagcattttacaaccaagttcattttaaaatgtctaacAAAATTGCAATGATACACCTTTTCAAGTCAGTTATTTCATCTTCTCATCCTATTTAAATCAATGTTTTAAAGATCTGTGTGACTGCAGTCGTAACTTAACTTCATCTAAATGTAGTCTGGTGCTATGGAATTGCTTCAGATGTTCTTTGTATAATGCTAATTCTCCACCCGAGACCTTGAATTTATAAAGGTGAGAGTGTttactgacaaaaaaattacttgaagatttttttggtaGTACAAAGACAACTGAATTAATCCTTCAGCATTACAGGTAGTGAAAAGCTGTTGGATCCATGGCAAGTGGCTGGCTTTAACGTGAGAAGGTGGGAAAAATACCTGTGATTGAAACACAGAAGTTCACAaatctttctttcagcttctaGAAACTTAAGAAAACAAGGTGTTAGATGATTGTTTTGTTCATCTAAAAGGCCAGATACACTACTAGATATGGCAATTATATTACCAAGAGCGCTCCtcacaaaaatctcttttctcgggggagggaaagagagaggaagatgttagaaaaatgtaagtttGCTCACCATTAACTACATAAGCATCCCTCTCCCTGTGTTACAGATGGAGAAGTGGGGTGCAGAAGGGTTAATTAGTCTAATGGCTCTGCCTAGGAATGCAACCAGTTCTCCTCAGAGGACTACAGGATACAGAACACCAAAGAGCAatctattttaatatatttgattttattgaaggatttttgttttaatggctATTGATAGAAATTAAACTTcaaagtgatgcaaaagcagcagctagaTGTTAAACTGAGCAGTGCAGCAGGTGCCAGGAGTGAGTGGCCTGCCAGGTGCTTtgtagaaaagcaaattaattataGTTCCAGCTCTGCTTGTAGCAGGACGTGGAGTCACCGTGGTCCATGACCTGGCCCTGCCTGTCTACAAGAAGCCCTGGGTCACTTCTGCGAACAGACTGTAGAAGGAGAACGGAAAAATACGCTACCCCCGTTTCTTTAAGACGGTCTGTTAGAAAGCTGCCTGGGGTGCCGGGCGGGAGTCGGCGCCCCGCACGGTGTCTGTGAGGAGAAGCCCGCGGGTCGGGGAGACGGTggaagggaggaggcagggcaggggaggctgAGCCCTCCCGCCCTTCCACACCGGGCATTCCCGCCTCCGAGGCGCCCCGTCCGTACCCCTCCGCGGGGCGCCCCCCGCTCCAGCGGACCGCGCGGCTCTCCCGACCATCAGTTACCTCGCTCGCTCGCGCGCGCGGCACTGCCTGCCGCGCGCGGCCGCTTCTCCCTCAGGGGACCGCCGAGGCTCCCGCGCCCGACCGCACGCCTGCCGCGCAGAAAGATCCCTCCGCCAGCGCGGGTAATGCCGGCCTCCAGTCCCTCCCGCTGTCGCTGAGGCGCCGCCGGCGGGACTCGCCTGCGGAAGGAGGCAGGTGCTGGCGAGGGTCTCCGCGGCTTCCCCTCAGAGTCCCCGGCCGTAGAGGGCGCTGTGGCGCAGGTGCTCCTCGAGACACTGGATGGCGGCGGCGTCCACCAGTGGGTCGAACTTGTTGGCCAAGAGGTGGTGCTGCTGGAGCATCCAGGGCACGTCGCCCGCCCCGTAGATGCAGACGGCGCGCTGGTGCCGGCCGGTGCAGGGCGGGTAGGGCGCGCCCTTGCTGGTGTCGCCCTCCAGGTACTGCCACTTGACCAGGCGGGGCAGGGCGTTCATGTCCGAGAGCTGGAACTTGTCATTCTGGGGCATGGCGCCCGGCACGCCGGGCATGCGGTTGAGGGTGGCCCAGACGTGCTCGTCAGGGCTGTAGGTGTCCTTGGCCCACTCGAGGAACTCCTGCGCTGTGGGGTTCTCAAAGATGTGCTGCACGAAGGCCCGTGTGACCACGATGTACGCGTTGCCTGTGAACATGGGATAGTTGTGGGGTGGCGGCAGTTTCTCTGTGGCTGTCCGGGAGATGATATTCCCCACTTCGTGGTGGTACTGCCAGCGCTCCCGCTTGAGGGCCGAGGGCTTCTCTGACTCCATGCTGTTCTGCCCCTGCAGCGTCTTCAGGGCACGGACGATCTCAGCGTTGGTCTTGATGGGGAAGTCGGTGCCGCAGGTGTTGAGGAAGTAGCGCCATGGCACGGGGCTCTGTAACAAGTCCTGCATGCAGTTGAGGTCGGCCTGCAGCCGGGACCAGGAGGCATAGACCACCTTTTCCAAGCGGCTAGCCACAAAGACATTGGGGAAGCAGGCTACGATGGCCCGCACAGCCTCCTGGAAGGTGGCCGGGGACTTGCTGTCAATGTGGACGCAGTAGACGTTCTGGGGGGTGTAGAGGGACCGCAGGAGCCGCTCGAACATCTCGATTTTGTTGTGGATGACCATGGAGTAGGCGATGGGGAactctgcctcctcctggcTCAGCGGAAACTCAATGAACCGCCGGGTCTCCTTGAAGTTGCTGCAGTCCTTCGTCATGTTCAGGTACTCGCCAGGCGTCAGGGAAACCCTTTTGTTCGCAACCTCCAGGTTGCCGAGCTGGGCGTCCCGGATGGCCTTCTCATCCCCGTGGACGACCCCCGAGCAGTTGATCCTCCTGCCGGGGGAGAGCTCCAGCGCCTGGTAGAGGCGCTCGCGGCAGCGGGggtgggcggcggcggcgtccgcgggggcggcggggcaggggcgggTGGCGCTGCGCAGCGCCACGGCGGcggccagcagcaggcagcccagcagcaccgcGCGGCGCCGCCGCGCCTGCGGGGGCTTCAGGTCGCCCAGCCGCAtgcccccgcggcggcgggcacGGCCGGCTCCCTCGCGCGCCGCTCCGCCACGTGCGGCTCGCCCTCCCCGCCGCTCGGAGGCGAAGCGATgcccgacccccccccccgcccgcggcTGCCTTGCCTCGGTGGGTCTGGTCTTGTCTCTGGGCTGGACTTTATGGAGGGCGCCGGAGCCGGTGCTGCGCAAAGAGTAACCTGCAGCGTGGGTGCCGGCTTCCTAGGTAGTGGTGAAATAGTGGCCGGGCGATGTCCGCGTAACCGCAGGTGAGTAACAGGTGAATAAAAGGAAGTCTCCTCCCTCCCCGTGGCGTGACTGCGTTTGGTTTTCTCCACACTGGAGGTGGCTGTGTATCTTGTATGTCTgtttaaaagaagatattttatCTTACCCCTGTCCGGTGTGTAACGCGAGGAAAATTCGTCTAGAATGCAACCCCATGTAacacacttttttaaaagactttacGAGATGACTTTGTGATCTAATCTGCTTTTCGAGTGTTCAGATCATTCCAGCTTACAGGTCAAGGGAGTGACAGCAGTAGTGCTGTAGTCTAGAGGCCAGCTTTCTGCTGGCCTGGAGCATTTTGAGCTTTAGTGAAGGATTGTTGCAAAAGATGTTGGATAACTGGGCAAAGTGGaatctctgcttctgcagtggAAGCAGAGGGTGAAGACAGAGGCCCTGGTTTATAAATAATTTGCCACAAAGTGTCCGCTTAAAGGAGGGAGTGAGAGAATATTGGTGGAGAGCGTCAGGACCTCCTGCATGCACCTACATGTGTATCCTGGCTAAGTAACTATCACTTAATAGAAAAAGAGGGGTAACTGCAAGTGACTAAAATACGCCTTGTGCCGTGATGAACAAAATAATGTCCCCTAGGTTTTGCAGTCATCCTGAACCACTTTGTGGTTTGAACCAAATATGGTATTTGGTACCAGGTTTGTAAAAAAGGGCCAGTTTCAACGGTTTCAATGATGAGTCAAAATTTCTAAGATGGGTTTTCTAAGATACAAAGAAAggtgtatttcttttaatttttttttttctttctccagatgTATCAAGGAACCAAACTCACAGGACCTGCAGCTGGACTGAGGACAGTTGATGTAAGCGTAGTTCTGCACAGGTTctagaaaacagcagaagtcaCTTCCCCAATTTCAAAACTGAGATTATTTGTTGAATTATTAGCTTTACCCAGTTCAGTAAATAATTGTCTTAGACATCTGTGGTCCAGAAATTCTAATGGGCATTATGAAAGGCAATGATGTGATACATATAGTATTTCCCATATGCACAGCTGTCAGTTTGCCTGTGCTAAGTACCGAAGTGAATGTGCCTGGGagaaacatggggaaaaaaggcttggGAAATGTAAACAAGATGCTAGATGGGCCAGCTGCTTTCTCAGTGCAAGGAAGACATTCATCCCATTTATATGTGTACTTTGCTCctgaaatttgtttctaaaagctGTGTTCAGCTTGCACTAGAGAGCTTGTTCACCTGGACAATTTCAAAGAGTCTGAGGAAAGGTAAAAGAAACTCTTGGAATAGGACAATCGTAATCCTCTTGGTGTGTCTTCTGCACTTCCAAGCAGCTCTTCCCCTCCAGGTCACTTCTGCTAGACTGTACCCTTGCAGTATTGTATGGAGTGTTGGCAAGTTCTTGTAGTcttaggattttatttttctaaagcaatatCTTTATACTGATCCTCTACTCTCATTTCAGTACGCAGATATCCTCTTTCATACAGCCACTACTTGCAGACTAGGAAAACAAGAGCATATTTTACATATTGTATAGCATTGTAAACAATAGTTTCTACTTTAAGGTTCTACCTGCCCTGTATGTGTTGTGTCTTGTAACCGTGTGGTGGAAGAAATCCTCAAATTCTTAATCTTacaggaaatgctgaaaacatGATGACTCCACATGAGAGCTCTTAAACGGGCTGTAGTTATTTCAGTTATGTGCATTTTTgagtagtttttaaaaaattatggtGATGTGATTCAGAAATGCCATGGTGTTTTTCCCAAAGGTGTTTTTCAGGAAgttgaaaagaaactgtaacTTTTCACTCACGCTTTTACCATCCATAATTCTTCGTTAAGAGTCAACAATTGCTAAGTCTAACCTGAgacttgaaaaatatgttttcagtgtTCTCAGCTATACTCTTAAAGCCAACAGTGTATGCCATGTCTGAACAGTaccagaagcaaaaaaacccaaacaccacaCCCCAAAACAGTGTGTGAAATGCCAGCACAttgctgctgtatttcattttatgctgGCCAGTGGCTGAAGTCACATGCATGGACAGATAGAGAATAGGTTGTAGGAGTAATACACTGCTTGAAAATGCTGTCATACACATTGACAAATATCAGCCagatggaaaattatttttggaaaagttATCTTTGTTGAGAACTTTATCTGACAGTAAATGTTTTCTCAAGGAAAGCCTAATACTGagtaagaaaggaaattattttggattaaTTTGTCAACATTCTGTAAATTTAGTCACAGGTTCATCAATATGAAACTTCTTTGGAAGAAGTTTGTGGCTTAGCATTAACATCTTGAACTTGTTCAGTGCAAGAAAATTGAAACTTTGGAAGGTTTCTATCTTTAGCAGCGTGGCCATAGGACCACACATCATCTACTCTGTGGTACATAGCTCTTCATATATAGGCTCTTAtctcaagttaaaaaaagtGCAGCAAACCCAAGTAGTCTGAAGTGCTTATGCCTCTGCTGACTGAAATATCTTCCTTACTTACTTTCAGggtgaatttttaaaactgcctcCTTTGGAAAGTATGAAATGTAAATGTCTAGCTAAACACTtagctgaaaatctgaaaaacctCCGTAATAGTTATCAGTTGATCACACTATATGTACTGACCAATCCTCTgtcaatgacttttttgttatttggcACACcagtttttcctgtgctttggtATTATTCTTTACGCATTCTGTTAAGAGCAAGTGGTCATCCACATGATCAACACAGGtaaacatttgctttattcTCTGCTAAGCAGGTCTGCTGCATAACCACAGCAGATGAGCTGTGGTTATGCCTGCAAACTTTACAATTTCTGTGAAGCTTGGTATCTAACTTGTCTGATATGAATAGTATGTGTTACAGACAAGATATATACATCTAAAAaacttcatgaaaataaatttgtgtcCTTAGTGATGGTTTAGATATAGAGTTGATATTTCAGTTGTGTAACAGAATACAGATGCTAACATCTCACCatacagaaaggttttttttctgttgcatattCATGATGAAAAAACTTAATCCTTAAAGACAcatgaaaatggaattaaataaaacataattaacagcatgctttctgcaaagctgctttttttccatgagaGAAATGTTAGCCtacacaaaataatattttgttggTAAAGTCCAAGACTTGAGAACTTGTTTTCATACTACATAGGAATTAAAAACTGTTAATATTGATATTCTTAGGTGTAACTGTAACTTCCAAAATACTTCACTTTAAACTGTGGGCTCAAATCATTGGCTTTGACTTTGTCTAATGATGATACATGTCTCAATGAATACAAAAGTAACTCTGTTTAAAAGTGAGTGTAAAACCACTGTCCTATGGTAAGGATACTATAGTACAAGCACTGTCTACAGGGTAACCAGCAGCCACTTGATCACTTACATAAAGAGATCAATAGCCTGGAGATATGACAGTAGATTACAATGTAAGAGGAGGATGATTTAATCATATTTAGATAATTTGCAGAACACTATCTGTGAGAAGTTACATAATGTAAGATTCTTGTGGTATGCTTTTTGCATAAACACACAACAGGCTGCAACCCTCTAAAGttgtttatatttgaaatgGTGAAGGAATGGCATAGAGAGGAGTTCAGGTGTTTGGCAGTGATGGCCGTGGCTTAAAGATCACTGTGCTGTCATAAGACAGACTGGTGTTTCTATTCATTTCCAGAATTCCCCTGTAGATATCAAAGAATGAAGAGTTCTTCCTCAGTGTGAAGACTCTcagttaaaacaattttaataagTCTAGGTGCCACATCTGTCTAGTGCTTTTTTATACCTGCTTCCATTTTAATAAGTCATATCAAGTCAGAAGTTCCTGCTTTTTTAGCTTTCCTGTTAAGCGATAAAAAGAATCATCACAAGGTGACCTGTTACCTACTTGCCT
It includes:
- the GCNT3 gene encoding beta-1,3-galactosyl-O-glycosyl-glycoprotein beta-1,6-N-acetylglucosaminyltransferase 3 encodes the protein MRLGDLKPPQARRRRAVLLGCLLLAAAVALRSATRPCPAAPADAAAAHPRCRERLYQALELSPGRRINCSGVVHGDEKAIRDAQLGNLEVANKRVSLTPGEYLNMTKDCSNFKETRRFIEFPLSQEEAEFPIAYSMVIHNKIEMFERLLRSLYTPQNVYCVHIDSKSPATFQEAVRAIVACFPNVFVASRLEKVVYASWSRLQADLNCMQDLLQSPVPWRYFLNTCGTDFPIKTNAEIVRALKTLQGQNSMESEKPSALKRERWQYHHEVGNIISRTATEKLPPPHNYPMFTGNAYIVVTRAFVQHIFENPTAQEFLEWAKDTYSPDEHVWATLNRMPGVPGAMPQNDKFQLSDMNALPRLVKWQYLEGDTSKGAPYPPCTGRHQRAVCIYGAGDVPWMLQQHHLLANKFDPLVDAAAIQCLEEHLRHSALYGRGL